GTTGTCTTGTACTAATTGAATGACCGCAGGTATGCCCTGTACTCGCCACCGAGTATTCCTCGCTACACTCATCGTCACTGCAAAGTATCTGAACGATTCATCACCAAAGAACATCCATTGGTCGAACTATGCGGTTCTTTTCGATGTCGCCGAGATCAATTTGATGGAAAAACAATTGCTCTATCTTTTGGACTACGAGCTCCGCtttgacgaagaggaagttTGTCAATTATTTGCTCCATTCATGGCCTCCTCCACCGATTCTAGCACAGTTGCTCGCGCTTCTGCTGTTAATAAAGTCGCGAAAGctggaaaggcaagagccgAAGCCCAGCAACAGCAGTCTCAGCCACAGCCCACCCCGgtcgaagaaaaagagcCACAATATCCCGCTCAGGCTCATATCGCTCCAAATACCGCTGGAGACGTTGGACCTACCTTGCCCTCATCGACACCATCAACCTCTTCTTTGACGTCGGCTGTTAGAGGTATTGCTCGCAAGTTGTCCACTGCACACCTTCGTCAGCCCGCCGCGACGACTGCGACTCTGTATTCGGGCGTCAGTACAGATTCAACTGCTTCAACCGCTTCGTCAACTTCGGATATTGCTTCACTTGTCGATGATAGCGGATCAtgctcatcgtcgtcaggCTGGACGAGCAATGGATCGgatgtggaggaggaacctttcaacaattgtcaatcTGTAGGCATCGTCGAACCAAGTTCGTCATCTTCCCAACTTGGTCGCACAATTCCTGTCAATGCCGTTCTTGCCGGTCCTGGTACTATGAAGAAGCCTTTCTCGTTGCGCCCGATACCCACCAATGCGCATAAAGCGAATAAAACAAGCACTCCTAACGGAAAGAACGACATAACGCCGACCAGAGCAAGGAAACCTTCCGATACGTCCTCCATCCACACTATCATTGGTTCGCCTCTCCTTTCTCGAAGGCATGCTATCAAACACCAGCCTACTGAGGGGAAGCGTTTGATTTCACTTTCTACCAAGGCTTCGTCTAGCTCTATcgcaaagaagaaagaacaCTTTCGCCTTCCGGCCAGTTCTACCATGCCTGCAATTTCATTCTCCTCTAGTGTTGCCCAAAGTGTTAAGTTGCGCTCCGGCATTGCAGCCAATCGATCTGCATCTGGATCAGGCCAAGGACTTATGTCATCTCAGTCCTCTGGCAGCGTGGCTTCACAGTCATCGTCATCTACGAGAGGTGTTGGTGCGATCATTAGTAGGATGTGGGGTGCTGCTGCCGCAAACCTGAAGGGTGGCTCTCAGAATCATGCACCTGCTCCTCTTGAATCAGGGGCGCGCCCATTGACCAGCCGCCCGGAAGGCATGCCTGTTTGATGTTGTCAATCCGATTCTAACCTTTTCCACGGAAACCTGTTGATTTCcatccatttttttgtttatcatttctttttgatcgtgtatgtttcttttcttttttctcctaCTTTTTCattgttccatttcttttGACCTCCTGATATTTTCAAACATTTATTTCATCTATCAAGTTCGCCCCGTCAAGCTGCTCCTTTTTCCGACTCGACCCCAACCAACGCCCACCACTTCCCCCCCTCCATCTTTCCAATTTTTCCTCTGGGCCTCATTCTCAATAATGGAATTTGTTACCAATGTACATGACTATACTACCTCTCGTTCACTAATCGTTTGCCAGCTCCCTGTGTCGCCATTTATAACATCTAGAATTACCCGACCCCACATCATCACCCTATACCTCCCTGCCTATCCATCCATCCTCCCTCGATCTTTCTCCCCCCCTTAGTTCCTAACTCCGACCTCGTTTCGTAGATAATGCACATGTACACTACTATACAATATCTTTGTACTTTTTATATACGCATCTCCAATATCAATTTTATGTACGATGATGCTCCGATTTCAGATTCCAATACTGAGTTAACCTGGACCTCAAATTTTATCCCCATCGCTCAGAGTCCAAGCTCGACTAAATACATACGCAAAAATACCCCTTTGAAGTGAGTACATCCATTCGAATATATAACGTTGATACAAACATCATATATTCCACCGAAATCATATTTTCCATAACTGCACATTGCCAAAAATTGGGAAGTAGATAATGAAAACAGAGTGACAGGCGCTGAGAGCTCGAAATGAGTAAACAGTCCTGGATTCATAAATACTCTAGTAAGATTCATCCCTATCTCGGCTACGAATTTGTCAGGGAAAGGAGAGCACATGAAGTTTTACTTTAACTCTGGTGAAGAAGCAGTAACAATAAACTCCACGGTAGTATGATCTGAAGGCGTTGTCTGCTGCTCAGGTTCTGGAGATGATGCAAATTGCCTGGGCTGTACCAGATTGACCGGCATTGGCATTATGGAGTCGGTGCCGCTGGAATCAGTGCCGTAGAGGAAGGCCCACCAATGAGGTGTGAATCTCAACCTGTTCTCATCGGTTCTTGCATACTGCGGTTCCCAGGCCTTCAAATAAACGAAGCGCGCCTCAAAGTCCCTATATGAGCCTTGAAATTGGTTGTAAATaactttcttcttcgaaCGTATTATCGATAAAAGCCTTGCATGTGCGACAGTGACTTCGGAGTAGGCATCTAGGTAGTGCGCTGGAAGCATTTTAAGGGCCCGTTTTATCGGTTCAGCGAAGATGGCCGCATAGTAAAACATAGCCATCGCGTTATGATATCGGTTTTCTGAAAACACCTCTCCTAGACCCGCGGTTATGCTTTCCATGAGAGTAGCATATGCATGTGATGCTTGTTGATGGCCACGAGACTGTGAATCGACAAGGTCGGTATGTAGCCAACATATCTCGGTGCTAGCTTCTTCCAGGAAATTGGATATCCCAGGGTGAGCATGTAAATTGCCAAAAAATAGACCTGTCTCCGTGGTTTTTACGTGGCGGAAGAATGATTCCATTAGAAGTAGGTATTGGCAAAAAATTGGGACTGTcataaaacaaaaattaGCATTGCGCAAGTGGAGGTAACGAATTCATACCTTGCCGAGGGTCCGCAGAAGGTCCCACAGGAATCAAACGCAAATAACGCGGAAATGGATCATTGCCCTCAAGCATCAACGGGTATTCCCCATTTCGGGTATAGACGTAATGCAGTATGCGTATCATGACCTCCTGTCGATGTGGCCAATATTCAGGTCTAATTCCGTTTCGCACGAGGTAGTCCAAAAAGACAAGTTTGTTCCTTTCGTGGAGTAACTTGTAGGCTAACGATGGATCTTCTGCAGCAGTCGTTTCAGAATTCGGATACCAATCGAATACTGAGCTCCCAGTGGTTTCGTCATATAAAAATTGCCAATATCTGCTACCAGCACAAATGGTGATGTATGCCAAATTGGAAATATCGCTTTCTTGGGAGTCACCGTCTGCTATCGTTAACAGTTTGGATATGTCGCAGAAGCAATGATATACGTCAGGAATGAGTTTGCTTGGGTCGGGCTTGTTAACTATTTTTCGTATGACTGCCGCTGTATCGTaaagaggaggaagtgcCTGTTCATCCTCATTAACACTTAGCCTCCAGGTTTCGCCTCCAAAATATTTTTCTTGGAATATAAAACGGGAGTACGAATCCCGAACTCTTAACCATGTCGAATCAATGGCCATCCATGTTTTCATCGACCACAACTCGGACAAATCGTTCCGCCGGTGATAATGTTTCCGATATTGCTGAAGCGGTATTGACAAACGTTCGCGTATCTTTTCGGATAGATGGATGGCTTGACAGAATCTGTAAGAGTACGAGCATATTGCCGCCAGAAAACGTGCAAAGTAGTGGGAAAACGAAACGAATGCTGCGCGAAATACCATTGCCTGTGGGGATTTGTAAGGGCATGGAGAAGGCGGTTCCTTGATGTCACTGAAAAACAACAGCGACATATAGAGAAGGTAAGTTTGAAATGTTGGGAAGGTAGTCGTGGCAATAAGAAAGAACAAAACAATGCATATAGAGACAGTGACGGATGCGGCCACAGCCTTATTCCCAATTGCGTGTAGGAAGTCGATTATTCCAGCAAAGAACAGCACCAAAGCAATCTGTAAAAGCAGAGGAAGGAAAGTTAAAATTTTCCACACATGCCATCTTTCCATTCCTTCGTAACGCATATTTTGTATTGCAACTGTGTCCCTCGAATTTTGACCGGGATATGCCTGGTATTCTCTTAGCCACTGCATTGTCACGATGCCAACTAGAACGGTCGCCAGACTGAATATAAGACTaagaaaccaaaaaatattGACGCGAATGGCGGATGGACTAGGTGAAAAGTTTTGCGATGGAAGCTGAGTAATCTGACCTGTCCCGTTGTTATAAGCAATCTGGGAGAGGAGGCTAATCACATCGTCGTCAGAATCCGGCTGTAGAGTCTTGTACGACTCAATGATAAATGCAGTCACAACGGCTGAGAACAGACCAGCCTAAGATGAATCAGTCCTCCAACGTTCGAAGCTCATTCAATCCAACTCACAAAAATCAACAGATTTCCGATTTCATCTTTCCAcccatcgcatcgcatccTTTCCTTCTGCATCATCGGATCCAGTAACTTTCTCCATGGATCGCCTTCAGTCTTTTTCGGGGCGAATTTGTAGTCGTCGTCCAGAGTCCACGGTTTGTCGAAGTTCTGCCATAAAACTTAGTATATAACACAGATCCTATGATAAAACTCGCCTTTTCATCCATGATAGCACTGGTTTGGTACGTGGAACGATCGTGGAAAGTTCATTGTTTGAGCCTGCAACATGCTGCAACTTGGCTGCAACGTTGGTTTAATTTCAAGTCGACCTTTTCTACCGGAGCTTCAATCTCGAAGAGAAGTAACTGCGCCCGCGGCGAATAGCATTGTGATAATTGTTAGGCATATTGCAACTACCTTGAATGGTAATGCCATGCAGTCATTGGCTGGATTGTACTTTATTGAGTTCAATGGGCATCGCGAGATGGAACAGCGGACTAATAGTGATGTCAATCGGAGATCAAATATTAAGAAGCCGCGAGCCCTTAACTAATATGACTATCTGACAAATCCTATCTAATGGATAAGCACCTTCTTAACCGTTCATTCCATGATGCCGCCGACGTTCAACGTACCTCAAGAATTGATCGAGCTCATAATTGACGAAGTAGCCTGCATCGAGGACGACACTCAACGCTTATCAGCATTGCGCTCATGCTCTCGAACTTCGTGGTCATTTCTAACACCTTGCCGCCAATATCTCTTCGCAGAGGTCACTCTCATCGAAGACGCTGgtgacaatagaaaagagaGCTTGAAGGCACGATTACGGCTTCAAAAATTTCTCCAGCTGCTCCAAAATGACCCTTACTTGCACTCGGAACATCATCAACTCTCATCGCACATCAAGACCTTGAAAGTCGAATTATCTTTTGCTCGCGCTGCGAGCAATAAGCGAGGCTTCAGGGAACAAAACCGACAGTGTGCAGTCCTACCGTCAATTCTAGAAATGATGCATCACGTTCATAAATTTGGACTGTATTCTGAGCCCGGGCCTGTTTCCGTTTCTTGGGACCTTGTGGATGACTCTCTCAAGGACTCTCTGACGCACTTCTGCAAATTACAGCCGATAGCGACCATGGAATTGTACAACATCAGCGAAATTCCTGTCACCTTAATGACTGATTGTCTGGGTGTTGTTTCATTATCAGCTCGCGGTCTTACAGGGCTTACAGGCATCACTGAACAGGGACCTCGCACCCATTCCCAATCACCTTTCTCCATGCTTGAGAATTTAACTGTGGCATTCTCACCgcaattttttgattttctaCAAAGTGTACCATTTAGCACTCTCAGCACCTCGAAACTTCCATATTCATCTCTGAGAAGGCTTGAAACCTCACTGGGCAGAAATGAATGGGACTTCATTCGTTCGGTACCCTCTTTGTCACATCTCTGCATTAGCCGCACTTCAGGTGAACAAATCATATTCTCCCTGTGTCGGTGCATCTGACTGTCTGTTTTATATTTCTTAGAAACTTTCAATCGATATTCTTACCTAGACTTTCGTCGCCTACAGACACTACATCACCTAAAACTCAAATGGGACTTTGGCAACACCGTCGGCCTTAAGACTCTTCTTCCGGTGATTGCCTGGCCAAAGCCTGGGGCAGATCCTCAATTCGAAGATACCACCCTTCCCCAAACTGTCCCCATCACAACGCTGGAAATATTTGGCCAATGGAACTTTTGCTCTAGAAAAAATGAACAACAACATTTCATGGCCAGCGCAGGATGGAACGCATTAGATACCGTTCTCTCAGGAAACATGTTCCATAACCTCTGCTTTATCCATTTCGACTTATCGCTCCATTACACAGAGACACCGACCTCGCCGAAGTCCGTTGAGAAATATCTCTTGAATAAAATTTCAGCAAAACTTTCCCAATTACTTCCTGTCCTTTCAAAGTCACCCTCGACTGACGTTCAACTCGAGATTCACGTCGTAGGTCACGACGCTCTTTCCAGGACTTCATAGCGTATTTCTCTACCCGACCAATGTCGCATGGTGCTTTACAGGTGAGCAGAGTTAGCAGATGCTATGGTCAAACTCTTTTTTTCCCCCATTGACAAAACCTACCAACAAATGTCTCTATTATCATCTTTCTGTTTTTATTTGAATTCCATCCCGACTTCCGACTCGTTGGCCCTGGCTAAGGCCTCGAGACGCGCCATGTTTTTGGAAATTCAATGGTATGATTACTGTGATAACTCAGAAACGTGTCCTATGATTCATGTAGGCGCCCGCACCGGCTAGAGATTGACCCGACTATCCCAAAGCACTGCGTTTTCAACAGTCTCCGCTCTACCTCGAGGATTTTGAATTTCATTACCAGGACGCGATCACTACTAAAATGTGAACTGTTTATCGATTACATCGGGATATATTGGATATATCCTGACATGCCATTTCAACGTTTCCACGTCAGGGTATGTGTCAGGAAATCACAACGATTCTCTTGAATGTTTCTAAACTCTCCACGTTATGACGAAATGCGCTTGATGTGTCCCTTCTCAATGAGCCATTCAAGCACTGGCTTATCGAAAAGTACGCATCTCCATTTAGGTGTTTATCGTGCTGGATGCTACACATTCAGTGGTATATCGCGAATATCCATTGCTCTCCATTTTTGCGTTAGGCCCCTGTATCACCTTATCTTTTTGATATTATCGGACCGATATTCTTTCAGTAACTAAGTCTCCAGTCTTTTGTATTACACCAGTGCGATTCTTGGCAAGTCGTGGTTCTGTGGCCAGTCTCAAGTCATTGTGTACTAATGTCACGCcttatttttctttcatctaGACGTGGCGATTTAACAGACGAACGAAGACAGAAGTTTAGGAGAAGCATGCGTAAGCTAGGAAAAGGCTCAGCTGATACCTCCGACTGAACCACACGACTAAGGAGTCAAATGTTCATAAATGCGAAGATAAGATCTCTTTCAGGAAGTCAGTCTGATTGATAGATAACACGATTTACTGAATTTACTGCCCGATCCGTTGAGTGATCATGTACGCTCGACCTGTGATATCCCAACGACAAGCATTTATGTGGATACAAAGAATCAATAGCCCTCCAGAAGTCCCTGGTTCGACATCACATCGAGAGATATATATGTATACACGACATGATTACTTATAATCCATGGACTGGAGAGGTTCCGAGGAGACAAGATTTCTTCGGTAAATCTGGTGTATATAaattatatccatgtgaACCACCACAAGCCAGGTGTGGACGAGTGATCAACAGCGCTTGCGAGAGTCACACTAAAATTGAAAGATACTGGAATAAACGTCAGGAACGTACGAGGGTGTGAACCTTCCGTCAGTGGGGCATATAACTGACTTTCAGGGATTGGGCGAGGTTCCCGCGACGCTACTGATTGTCTTTCGTGCAAGTGTGGAGATGTTTATCCCATGACCTCTACGTCAGACAAACGTAGTTGGGAAGGCCTTGGCTCAAATACTATGAAAATCTGTCTGCTAATTACGCGTCATAGCTCGATAATCCGATGAGGGGCATTGCCGAAGAActttcaaagcaagtcaatggtcgttctaaaaatagacccAAGAAGGAGTGGTTATTTATTGTGCACATaagaaaaaatgaagacAAGGTTCGGAAATACCCAGGTTTCTTAAGCTTCTGGCATCGAGGAAGTCAAATAGGAAGCCATAGTATGACAGAAGCGATGCATGTGCTACTAGACGAAATGCAGACTTAAGGGACCGGAGAAACGTTCTGTGGCACCGCGGCATGCGCACATGCAGTCGTTATAAATATTTACTATGGTCCATTCATAATATAAAATCAGTCAACCAGAATTCATTTTTAGGCGCCAAGTAGGTGGGAGTGTCTTTTCCACGATCAGCAAGGCGGCGGGTGGGTACTTCCAGATTAAATAATATACTTGCCATGGTGTACTCAAAAATAACGACGTAGTGATGTTTTAATCCTGGAGACGTCCTGAAACAGTGACCTTGCAATAAGGTAACAACAGCCTCCGTGCTGcaggaaaagaggagaaaaaacgTCATCTTGAGCAAGAAGGTTTGAGAACGAGTGCATGACGTTGCATGAGTTGTAATGACCTGCAAAGAATTTCAAGGTTCCGATGACCCATCGCCGTCAAGTTCGTTCCTTTGAGATGTCTGGAGACTGGCATCAGAAATGAATCATGTAGCGGCACACACAAACCCAATACTCATGCCGATGGTACCCGGTCTGAACTCAATAGAAACAGTAGCCTCATGTCAAGGTGCTGAAAGGCGCTGCGCAATGTGGGGGTACCCGAAATTCTGTAATGGAGGTACTAGGTGACAGTCCGAATTGGCAATGTTATTTCAGGAACTGAGGTGAGCGAGTAGTACGTCTGAGAGCAGGGATCTAGAGCTCAGCGTATTTTTTTCTAAACCTGACTTTTGAAAGTACGGGGATCACCAGGAAGGAGTTCAGTGAGGTACAAAAAAGGGACAGCCTTTCGCTGGCAGCCGCTCAAGCTTCGAGGTATTTAAAGCGATGTAATTGTGCGAAGCTCTAGTGTGAGCTTCACTAGCCCGCCAAACACTGGCTTGTGATTGTTCGTGGTTTTATCTGAGATTTTGCTACAGTAGAGCGGCTCCTAGGAACACACACCGCGGTGTTCCTGGGATTCAAAATCATCCTACTTATAACTCGTGAAACTTAAGGACAGTCGGTGAAGGAGGTTTCTCGGTCGTCCTACTTTAAAGTAGTCAAGGAGACTCAAGAGCGGCGTGTGCTGAAGCCACTCCCACTCTAACTTGAGCGTTTCTTTTACCCAGGCTGTCAAAGGCGAAGAGCTAACTTAGCAGATTTCCCCTAAGTCAAATGTCATATCCGTCACGACACAGCGATGTCGAGTATTTTCAGCTCGGTCTTTGAGGAAAACTTTCGCACCGTCAGTCAAAATGGTTAAGCCTTTCTATAATTAATGGCCCTAAAATCTTTGTCAAAAGATAGTGCGCTGACACGACTACACTGTACTTTCTTGACTTTCTCAATCAGAGTTCTGGAGCCACAGAACCATCATGATATTTAGCTATAGGTTAAAATGCGCATGATTCGAAAGTAGTCTTTTAATCAAGTTTGGTGACGTCGAACTTGAAAAAGGAGGACCGGCAAAGATGCAAATGACACCCGGTCTTACAGCATAATGACACGATGTCGAAGGCGGTTCTTTGGAAAACAGAACACTGACAACGAAACAGAACTCTTTTCTGAAAAGCGACGATTCTAACACCGTTATAGGCCCGCCTTAACTGGACCTGGCCGCGTGGAAAGTTGGATGATCATGATTTACACCGTGGTGATTAAGGGAAAGAGACAGAAGACCAAACGTTAAGCTCGCTATCAAAGTGAAGCTGAAGCTTTCCTGTATGAAATAGAGCTATGTGTTGTGGCGAGTAGTATATGCAACCAGGGTTCGATCGTGTAGCATATATTGGCGTCAATAGACGGACAGGGTTTGCCTAGCAAAATTTGACTCTTGAATGTTATGAGTTCAAGTTGCTGAGACAGCACGAGAGAACCTATTTTTCGTGAACATGATAAACACAAGCAGTCTTTTCAAGATGACAAAACATAGACACAGAGACAATTGAACAACTAGGGTCTAGAAACTGAGCAAGCGCATGAAATTGATGTGGGCGGAGATATCCCGGGTTTACCTCTGCATGTTAATATTGAGTGACAGTAACGAATGTAAAAGCCGCATCAATGAACAGCACTAGTCGTCGTGAAAGCAAGACACCAAAATCTGAGAAACGGCTGTTAGACCGCAGTGATTAATAGTTAAGGCGCAGTGCGGGGACTGCATTTAGCCGAACCACAAAAACGCTAAAGCTTCATCCGGTTCGCCGGGGAACGGGATGAGTTTTATTACTTTTGAAGATGAGCCAAACATCGGAAGCGGCAGATCATAAGTAGTTCATTCATATTCCTGAGCTTCTGGCGAACGTTCCGGAAACCgtcaaaaaatgaaaaagatgCAATGTCGATTGAGAATCTATACCTCTAAGTGTACTCTGCCTCTACGCAGGACTTGAAAGAGTCGCGTCCCTTCGCGTTCCTGGTCGATCACAAAAATCGGAGCGCAAGTGCTTGGCGCGGATATGAGATTTCCCTATTAAGTTCGTGATAAACCATTTACGGACATTACGTGCGCTCCACTTACGAAGTTGCGATCGTGTCTCGTGCGGATGATGATGCCATCAGAGCTATTGGCGCAGACATTGATGCGCACGGCGGCGAACGCGTGGCTTCGCTTACGTCGTGGCGGGCGTTTCGACTCGGGAGTCGGAAGAGACGC
The sequence above is a segment of the Psilocybe cubensis strain MGC-MH-2018 chromosome 4, whole genome shotgun sequence genome. Coding sequences within it:
- a CDS encoding PHO85 cyclin-1, which produces MTAGMPCTRHRVFLATLIVTAKYLNDSSPKNIHWSNYAVLFDVAEINLMEKQLLYLLDYELRFDEEEVCQLFAPFMASSTDSSTVARASAVNKVAKAGKARAEAQQQQSQPQPTPVEEKEPQYPAQAHIAPNTAGDVGPTLPSSTPSTSSLTSAVRGIARKLSTAHLRQPAATTATLYSGVSTDSTASTASSTSDIASLVDDSGSCSSSSGWTSNGSDVEEEPFNNCQSVGIVEPSSSSSQLGRTIPVNAVLAGPGTMKKPFSLRPIPTNAHKANKTSTPNGKNDITPTRARKPSDTSSIHTIIGSPLLSRRHAIKHQPTEGKRLISLSTKASSSSIAKKKEHFRLPASSTMPAISFSSSVAQSVKLRSGIAANRSASGSGQGLMSSQSSGSVASQSSSSTRGVGAIISRMWGAAAANLKGGSQNHAPAPLESGARPLTSRPEGMPV